In Geobacillus kaustophilus, a genomic segment contains:
- a CDS encoding DNRLRE domain-containing protein has translation MVDSNVDERSGEVQRSENVTYELQQDDQGYILTVKADPEWLKDPKRVYPVYIDPSTSINVSTDAFVMSAYPTTNYSSSSSKWDSAQGQYVLKVGYYDGTTGTCYGFLNQDLSSIKNMNVTSATFHVYVTHSYYATTPTGLWLDVVNGPWSASTLTWNNQPSSTNIGKVDVARDQWAQFDVTNTVKEWASGTKTNYGWKLHTNGNGQTYWKKVVSTTNSSYKPYLSVTYTIPVPNTPTGTAFSNGDGTGYVNLSWDPVPGATGYKVWIYNGKSYEAFDVGNVTSWSTKGKKIWPTPSEISAGRYDLHQDQLGTELAVDPSPVYRNSGGSYPNSKNYWFRVSAIFPQGESAMSGAYMPTIPNLAKPSAPTGVSYTNGNGTGYIDFKWNPVSGATGYKIWIFNGSYYESLDVGNVTSWTTKNKKYWPTSTEIHAGRYKLHLNDGLGTELAVDPSPVYANAGTKYATATNYWIRVSAYNSQGETVFSDAYMPRIPDLPVPSAPSGFAYSNQSGSNSGYVMLNWDKIPGATGYKVWIFNGLYYEAFDVGDVDHWTTQNKGIWPTPEEIQQGDSSTLTLHHDGKGLELPKDPSPMYAKMGTKYATSTNYYFRLSAYNADGETVFSSNALTVKIPEANEYLGKEEYWSIIDVPYGSVNAATGNLIIDEDDVSISGRGPELGITRTYNSLSTSVGLFGKGWHSDAEMNIVAQGNEARFTDEDGTLHIFTKLSDGTYKAPTGVYLELSETTDEYILTTKDQTKIHFQKSDGKLTKIVDGHGNATTYSYSNGKLVSITDASGRKLSMEYNASGRIQKITAPMNRTITYEYNNDLLTKVTQTGGEVTRYQYNELGRLEKVLEPTHTEAKPVVNQFIYHGDRLSQAIDPENRIYTMNYDQTKRQLVVTQPNGRKIQYTFNEAANPIQIIEDVDGLNITTSYVYEGNNLVESRDPNDQNAANPTESYTYDAKGNVLTAKDSYGTETYEYNKNNDVISMTDTEGDTTTIAYDGLNPVSETDQSGKTSSVSKYDSYGNIIEESDTLGSATNLLSNSGFEQGITAWNLLSHYDSGQLLEDTNVYNGLTGRKTLKIVADSTSPGTELGYVAATQEITVKPNTTYTLSGKIKTNLTKANAFFNVQFMNSQNQTISWADHRYSQLTGTRPWTERQVTFTTPSNAAKIRVYLEVDHKSPDASGEAWFDNVQLEEAQVSSSYNPVVNSSFEGTVTNWSGTGGSVDNAESFDGAYSLKVSRTSTTQSASEYKQTVIVGQTSSDTPIRLTLTGLSKAQDVKANGTVSASDYSITAKVYFVDGTTQTYTADFPTGNQDWNRAAVSIQPSKPMDKIDISAVFRGNYTGTVWFDAIRLMEGNVVTKNKYDASGNYVTEEVDEEGYVAKKNYDAVGNLLSEYDKKGNKKEYKYDASNRLKQLLLANGTSVNYDYDLNGNMTSKVIQTSGGQSQGFSYSYDKTGKLIKTVGPLHDVTTNEYDANGNKIKTVLPKGNTIQWTYDGAERVKTVSYNNVPYYEFSYDKNGNELSVQYLKDGTTKTRTFDKANRLVELSDRGGLQKWLYPTTSDKLQQFMFSHGSFSQTIHYQYNALDQNTVVQDGTYTCRFDYDERGNVRTFTTGNGAGSTFTYDDRGLVESVSIGTADGKEILSETYRYDENGNRTKVESPTGETTVYRYDALDQLVEEQLPDGTKIEYAYDGFGNRKQIVKTKDGQSTTTTADYNAANQLVRFGDETITYDANGNRLEDGQYQYEWNAADQLVSITRKGESTPFVTYKYDEDGRRIQKNVNGVVTNYHYQGDSLNVLYETDASGNVVKSYIYGENGQLLAMKKGNATYFYHYNAHGDVIALTDAQGNIVARYQYDAWGNILSQSGALADENPYRYAGYQYDNETGLYYLIARYYHPTHGVFLSLDPDPGDADDILTQNGYAYANNNPVMLVGPDGHWVWLAINAGVAAYSAYKAYQSGKGWKGVAAAAAINFVGFGGKFKAASKIIKAVHGNSRFSKRIHHGYEIL, from the coding sequence ATGGTGGATTCGAATGTCGATGAACGCTCTGGCGAGGTGCAGCGCTCAGAGAATGTAACGTATGAATTACAACAGGATGATCAAGGATATATTTTAACGGTCAAAGCCGACCCGGAGTGGCTGAAGGATCCTAAACGTGTATACCCTGTTTATATTGATCCGAGTACTTCCATTAATGTGTCTACCGATGCATTTGTAATGAGCGCCTATCCGACAACCAACTATAGTTCCTCATCAAGTAAGTGGGATTCGGCGCAGGGACAATACGTTTTAAAGGTGGGGTATTATGATGGAACAACAGGCACTTGCTATGGCTTTTTGAATCAAGATCTATCGAGCATCAAAAATATGAATGTGACGAGTGCCACGTTCCATGTCTATGTCACCCATTCGTATTATGCAACAACACCAACAGGTCTATGGCTAGATGTTGTCAACGGTCCATGGTCCGCGAGCACGTTAACGTGGAATAATCAACCTTCCTCCACCAACATTGGCAAGGTTGATGTCGCAAGAGACCAATGGGCGCAATTTGATGTAACGAATACGGTAAAAGAATGGGCATCCGGGACAAAGACAAATTACGGATGGAAACTTCATACGAATGGTAATGGACAAACGTATTGGAAAAAGGTTGTCTCCACCACGAATAGCAGTTATAAACCATATTTGTCCGTTACGTATACGATACCAGTTCCAAATACGCCGACAGGAACGGCCTTCAGTAATGGGGATGGCACAGGATATGTCAATTTATCATGGGATCCGGTTCCTGGTGCTACGGGTTATAAAGTTTGGATTTATAACGGGAAATCGTATGAAGCGTTTGATGTAGGAAATGTCACTTCTTGGAGTACAAAAGGGAAAAAAATCTGGCCGACCCCTTCTGAAATTAGTGCTGGAAGATACGACTTGCACCAAGATCAGTTAGGGACGGAGCTTGCTGTCGATCCTTCCCCGGTCTATCGAAATTCAGGCGGAAGCTATCCGAATAGCAAGAACTACTGGTTCCGAGTCAGCGCCATTTTCCCTCAAGGCGAAAGCGCCATGTCAGGTGCCTACATGCCAACCATTCCGAATTTGGCGAAACCATCCGCTCCGACAGGGGTAAGTTACACGAACGGAAACGGAACAGGATATATCGATTTCAAATGGAATCCTGTGAGTGGAGCGACGGGGTATAAAATTTGGATTTTTAACGGTTCCTACTATGAATCGTTAGATGTCGGGAACGTCACTTCTTGGACAACGAAAAACAAAAAGTATTGGCCAACCTCCACGGAAATTCATGCAGGTAGATATAAGTTGCATTTAAACGATGGTCTTGGCACAGAATTAGCTGTTGACCCGTCCCCGGTCTATGCCAATGCAGGAACAAAATACGCAACGGCTACCAACTACTGGATTCGAGTAAGTGCCTATAACTCTCAAGGGGAAACCGTCTTTTCGGATGCGTATATGCCTCGTATTCCAGATTTGCCAGTGCCATCAGCGCCTTCTGGATTTGCTTACAGTAATCAATCGGGGAGCAACTCTGGCTATGTCATGTTAAACTGGGATAAGATTCCTGGAGCGACAGGGTATAAAGTGTGGATTTTCAATGGACTTTACTATGAAGCATTTGATGTAGGAGACGTGGACCATTGGACGACACAAAACAAAGGAATTTGGCCAACTCCGGAGGAAATCCAACAGGGGGATTCCAGCACCTTAACGTTGCATCATGATGGAAAAGGATTGGAACTTCCGAAAGATCCTTCCCCAATGTATGCGAAAATGGGGACAAAATACGCCACAAGCACCAATTACTACTTCCGACTCAGTGCATACAATGCGGATGGGGAAACAGTATTTTCCAGCAATGCATTGACGGTGAAAATTCCGGAGGCGAATGAGTATTTAGGAAAAGAAGAGTACTGGTCCATCATTGATGTTCCGTATGGCAGCGTGAATGCCGCTACCGGTAATCTGATTATAGACGAAGACGATGTTTCGATTTCCGGAAGAGGACCGGAGCTTGGAATTACGAGAACTTACAATAGTTTATCCACATCGGTTGGATTGTTTGGAAAAGGATGGCATAGCGATGCGGAAATGAACATCGTTGCCCAAGGAAATGAAGCAAGATTTACGGATGAAGATGGCACGCTCCATATATTCACGAAATTATCCGACGGCACGTATAAAGCCCCGACAGGTGTTTACTTGGAGTTAAGCGAAACAACCGATGAATATATACTGACGACAAAAGATCAAACGAAAATCCACTTTCAAAAAAGTGACGGCAAGTTAACGAAAATCGTGGATGGACATGGGAATGCCACTACCTACAGTTATTCTAACGGAAAGCTAGTGTCGATTACCGATGCGTCGGGCAGAAAACTGAGTATGGAGTACAACGCAAGCGGCAGAATCCAGAAAATTACCGCCCCAATGAATCGGACAATCACGTATGAGTATAACAACGACTTGTTAACAAAAGTAACCCAGACGGGCGGGGAAGTAACGAGATACCAATATAATGAACTTGGTCGGTTAGAGAAAGTATTGGAACCGACACATACGGAAGCAAAACCGGTCGTTAATCAGTTCATTTATCATGGCGACAGGCTAAGCCAAGCGATTGATCCTGAAAACCGCATCTATACGATGAACTATGACCAAACAAAACGACAACTCGTCGTAACGCAACCGAATGGCCGTAAAATTCAGTATACCTTTAATGAAGCAGCGAATCCTATTCAAATCATTGAGGACGTAGATGGCTTAAACATTACGACAAGCTATGTTTATGAGGGAAATAATCTAGTAGAATCACGGGATCCGAATGATCAAAATGCAGCGAATCCTACTGAATCATATACGTATGACGCCAAGGGGAATGTGTTAACGGCGAAAGATAGTTATGGTACGGAAACATACGAGTATAACAAAAATAATGATGTCATCTCCATGACAGATACGGAAGGCGATACAACCACGATTGCCTATGATGGCTTAAATCCTGTATCTGAAACCGATCAATCGGGAAAAACGTCTTCGGTATCGAAGTATGATTCCTATGGGAACATTATTGAGGAAAGTGATACATTAGGCAGTGCCACGAATTTACTCTCTAATAGTGGCTTTGAACAAGGAATCACCGCTTGGAATCTGCTCAGTCATTATGATTCTGGGCAATTACTGGAAGACACGAATGTCTATAATGGATTGACAGGGAGAAAAACGTTAAAAATCGTCGCTGACTCTACTTCGCCAGGCACGGAACTTGGTTATGTAGCGGCTACCCAAGAAATCACAGTGAAACCGAATACCACGTATACGTTAAGCGGGAAGATCAAAACGAATTTAACGAAAGCCAATGCCTTTTTCAATGTTCAATTCATGAATAGTCAAAATCAAACGATTTCTTGGGCGGATCATCGTTATAGCCAACTTACAGGCACAAGACCTTGGACAGAGCGGCAAGTCACGTTTACCACTCCTTCGAATGCAGCCAAAATTCGCGTCTATTTAGAGGTCGATCATAAGTCTCCAGATGCTTCCGGAGAAGCGTGGTTTGATAATGTTCAATTAGAGGAAGCGCAGGTTTCTTCCAGCTACAACCCAGTTGTAAATAGCAGCTTTGAAGGAACCGTCACGAACTGGAGCGGAACAGGCGGAAGCGTAGATAATGCAGAATCGTTTGATGGGGCTTACTCTCTCAAAGTATCGAGAACAAGTACCACGCAGTCGGCTAGTGAATATAAACAGACGGTGATCGTAGGGCAAACTTCAAGTGATACACCGATTCGCCTGACACTCACCGGTCTTTCCAAAGCGCAGGATGTCAAAGCCAACGGAACCGTGAGCGCAAGCGATTATTCCATTACGGCTAAAGTATACTTTGTGGATGGAACGACCCAAACGTATACCGCCGATTTCCCTACTGGCAATCAAGATTGGAACCGTGCCGCCGTTTCGATTCAACCTTCCAAGCCAATGGATAAAATCGACATATCCGCTGTCTTCCGTGGCAATTACACGGGAACGGTATGGTTTGACGCGATCCGTTTAATGGAAGGAAACGTGGTGACGAAAAACAAGTATGATGCAAGCGGAAATTATGTCACGGAAGAAGTGGATGAAGAAGGCTATGTGGCGAAAAAGAATTATGATGCCGTAGGAAATCTGTTAAGCGAATACGATAAGAAAGGAAATAAGAAAGAGTACAAGTATGACGCATCAAATCGTTTAAAACAGCTCCTATTGGCGAATGGAACGTCCGTCAACTATGATTATGACTTGAACGGCAACATGACTTCCAAAGTCATTCAAACTAGTGGCGGTCAGTCACAAGGATTTAGTTATTCTTATGATAAGACTGGAAAACTCATTAAAACGGTTGGTCCGCTCCATGATGTGACAACAAATGAATATGACGCGAACGGCAATAAAATTAAAACCGTCTTGCCGAAAGGAAACACGATTCAATGGACGTATGACGGGGCCGAAAGAGTCAAAACTGTTTCCTACAACAACGTCCCGTATTACGAATTTAGTTACGACAAAAACGGAAACGAACTTTCTGTACAATATTTAAAAGACGGTACGACCAAAACAAGAACATTTGATAAAGCGAATCGGCTGGTGGAACTGTCGGACCGTGGCGGGCTGCAAAAATGGCTGTACCCAACCACATCGGATAAATTGCAGCAGTTCATGTTCTCTCATGGGTCCTTTAGCCAAACGATCCATTACCAATATAATGCATTGGATCAAAATACGGTCGTCCAAGATGGAACGTATACGTGCCGCTTTGACTATGACGAGAGAGGAAACGTTCGCACCTTCACGACAGGAAATGGGGCCGGTTCGACCTTTACGTATGATGACCGCGGCTTAGTGGAAAGCGTTTCGATCGGTACGGCGGACGGAAAAGAAATTTTATCGGAAACGTACCGTTACGATGAAAACGGCAACCGGACGAAAGTGGAATCCCCAACGGGGGAAACGACCGTCTACCGTTACGATGCCCTAGACCAATTAGTGGAAGAGCAGCTTCCAGATGGCACGAAAATCGAGTATGCCTATGACGGATTCGGAAACCGGAAGCAAATCGTGAAAACCAAGGATGGGCAGTCGACGACGACCACGGCTGATTATAATGCGGCGAATCAGTTGGTTCGTTTCGGTGACGAAACAATCACGTACGATGCGAACGGCAACCGATTGGAAGACGGTCAGTATCAATATGAATGGAACGCAGCCGACCAGCTCGTCTCGATTACAAGAAAAGGTGAAAGCACTCCTTTTGTGACGTACAAATATGATGAAGACGGCCGGCGCATCCAAAAGAATGTCAATGGCGTCGTGACGAACTACCATTACCAAGGCGACAGCCTGAACGTTCTGTATGAAACCGATGCAAGCGGAAATGTGGTAAAATCGTATATATACGGAGAAAACGGGCAGCTCCTTGCGATGAAAAAAGGCAATGCGACATATTTTTACCACTATAACGCCCATGGCGATGTCATCGCCCTAACGGATGCGCAAGGAAACATCGTGGCCCGTTACCAATACGATGCGTGGGGGAACATTCTTTCCCAATCCGGCGCATTGGCGGACGAAAACCCATACCGATATGCGGGATATCAATATGACAACGAAACGGGTCTCTATTACTTAATTGCCCGATACTATCATCCAACGCATGGCGTGTTCCTATCTTTAGACCCAGACCCAGGGGATGCAGACGATATCCTCACGCAGAATGGGTATGCGTATGCGAACAACAATCCAGTGATGTTGGTGGGTCCAGATGGGCATTGGGTCTGGCTGGCCATCAATGCAGGGGTTGCGGCTTATAGTGCGTATAAGGCATACCAGTCAGGAAAAGGATGGAAAGGTGTCGCAGCTGCGGCGGCTATCAATTTTGTTGGTTTTGGTGGCAAGTTCAAAGCTGCTAGTAAAATTATTAAAGCTGTGCATGGTAATAGTCGATTCTCAAAGAGGATTCATCATGGGTATGAAATTTTATGA
- the yyaC gene encoding spore protease YyaC, which translates to MKSILYSDPLAPLLIRNELFSLLPAHISRLTVVCIGSNRINGDSLGPFVGTLLENAYPDHLTVIGTLRKPVDATNIHRVSERLQHERGAYVVAIDSIVGPQSFVHTIAIRPGALSPGTALGKSLPPVGDISVMGVMMEDTADVSALPYTNLHIVYQMAKVIAIGLSLTVRQRYGYESSTPLLA; encoded by the coding sequence ATGAAATCGATTTTGTATAGTGATCCGCTTGCTCCTTTGCTTATTCGCAATGAATTGTTTTCCCTGCTGCCAGCGCACATTTCCCGTTTGACCGTCGTTTGCATCGGCAGCAACCGCATCAACGGCGACAGCTTAGGGCCGTTCGTCGGCACGCTGCTGGAAAACGCTTATCCGGATCATTTGACCGTCATCGGTACACTTAGGAAGCCTGTCGATGCAACGAACATTCATCGTGTTTCCGAGCGGCTGCAACACGAGCGCGGAGCGTATGTGGTGGCAATCGACAGCATTGTCGGGCCGCAGTCGTTTGTCCATACGATCGCCATCCGCCCTGGCGCCCTTTCCCCTGGCACGGCGCTCGGCAAATCGCTGCCACCGGTCGGAGACATCAGCGTCATGGGAGTCATGATGGAGGACACGGCCGATGTAAGCGCGCTTCCGTATACGAATTTGCACATAGTTTACCAAATGGCGAAAGTTATCGCTATCGGCCTTTCGCTTACGGTCCGGCAGCGGTATGGCTATGAATCGTCGACGCCGCTGTTGGCATAA
- the ptsP gene encoding phosphoenolpyruvate--protein phosphotransferase: MEKMIQGIAASSGIAIAKAYRLETPHLEAEKRTVADVEAEIARLEAAVAKAKEELEAIKQHALEKLGEDKAAIFAAHLLVLDDPELLTPIKEKIKTEQVNAEYALHETASFFISMFEGMDNEYMKERAADIRDVTKRVLAHLLGVTISNPSLISEEVVIIAEDLTPSDTAQLNRQYVKGFATDIGGRTSHSAIMARSLEIPAVVGTKAITAEVQNGDIVIVDGLDGQVVVNPSPELLARYEEKRARYEAQKAEWAKLVDQPTVTADGVHVELAANIGTPDDVKGALANGAEGIGLYRTEFLYMGRSELPTEDEQFAAYKTVVEKMDGKPVVVRTLDIGGDKELPYLQLPKEMNPFLGFRAIRLCLEMQDMFRTQLRALLRASVYGNLKIMFPMIATLDEFRQAKAILLEEKEALLRQGVAVADGIEVGMMVEIPAAAVMADQFAKEVDFFSIGTNDLIQYTMAADRMNERVAYLYQPYNPAILRLISHVIDAAHREGKWVGMCGEMAGDPIAIPILLALGLDEFSMSATSILPARAQLKQLSKEEAARIKETVLSLGTAEEVVSFVKRTFSLA, from the coding sequence ATGGAAAAAATGATTCAGGGCATCGCCGCTTCAAGCGGCATCGCCATCGCCAAAGCATATCGCTTGGAAACGCCTCATTTGGAGGCCGAAAAACGAACGGTCGCCGACGTCGAGGCGGAAATTGCGCGGCTTGAGGCGGCGGTCGCGAAAGCGAAAGAAGAGCTGGAAGCCATCAAGCAGCATGCCTTGGAAAAGCTTGGTGAAGACAAAGCCGCCATTTTTGCCGCCCACTTGCTTGTGCTTGACGACCCAGAATTGCTGACCCCGATTAAGGAAAAAATCAAAACGGAACAAGTAAACGCGGAATACGCGCTCCATGAAACGGCATCGTTTTTCATTTCGATGTTCGAGGGCATGGACAATGAGTATATGAAAGAGCGGGCCGCCGATATCCGCGATGTGACGAAGCGCGTCCTCGCCCATCTGCTTGGCGTGACGATCTCCAATCCAAGCCTTATTTCCGAAGAGGTCGTCATTATCGCTGAGGATTTGACGCCATCCGATACGGCGCAGCTGAACCGCCAGTATGTCAAAGGGTTTGCCACCGACATCGGCGGGCGGACGTCGCATTCGGCCATTATGGCCCGCTCGCTCGAAATTCCGGCTGTCGTCGGCACGAAGGCGATTACGGCGGAAGTGCAAAACGGCGACATCGTCATCGTCGATGGGCTTGACGGCCAAGTCGTCGTCAATCCGTCCCCTGAGCTGCTTGCGCGTTATGAAGAGAAGCGGGCCCGCTATGAAGCGCAAAAGGCGGAATGGGCGAAGCTTGTCGATCAACCGACGGTCACCGCTGATGGCGTGCACGTTGAGCTGGCGGCCAATATCGGCACGCCGGATGATGTGAAAGGAGCGCTTGCCAACGGGGCGGAAGGAATCGGGCTGTATCGGACGGAGTTTTTATACATGGGACGCTCGGAGCTGCCTACGGAAGACGAACAGTTTGCGGCCTACAAAACGGTGGTTGAAAAGATGGATGGCAAGCCGGTCGTCGTCCGGACGCTTGACATTGGCGGCGACAAAGAGCTTCCGTATTTGCAGCTGCCGAAAGAAATGAATCCGTTCTTAGGGTTCCGGGCGATCCGCCTTTGCCTTGAGATGCAAGACATGTTTCGGACGCAGCTGCGCGCCTTGTTGCGGGCGAGTGTGTACGGCAATTTGAAAATCATGTTCCCGATGATTGCGACGCTCGATGAATTCCGCCAAGCGAAAGCCATTTTGCTTGAAGAAAAAGAGGCGCTCCTCCGCCAAGGGGTTGCCGTTGCGGATGGAATTGAAGTCGGCATGATGGTGGAAATCCCGGCAGCTGCCGTCATGGCGGACCAGTTTGCGAAAGAAGTCGATTTCTTCAGCATCGGAACGAACGACCTGATCCAATATACGATGGCGGCCGATCGGATGAATGAGCGGGTTGCGTATTTGTACCAGCCGTACAACCCGGCGATTTTGCGGCTCATCAGCCACGTGATCGATGCCGCCCATCGCGAAGGAAAATGGGTCGGGATGTGCGGGGAAATGGCCGGCGACCCGATCGCGATTCCGATTTTGCTTGCCCTTGGCCTTGATGAGTTCAGCATGAGCGCCACCTCGATTTTGCCGGCGCGCGCTCAGTTGAAACAATTGTCGAAAGAAGAGGCGGCTCGCATCAAAGAGACGGTGTTGTCGCTCGGCACGGCTGAGGAAGTCGTGTCGTTTGTCAAACGAACATTTTCACTTGCCTGA
- a CDS encoding phosphocarrier protein HPr, with the protein MAEKTFKVVSDSGIHARPATILVQTASKFNSEIQLEYNGKTVNLKSIMGVMSLGIPKGATIKITAEGADAAEAMAALTDTLAKEGLAE; encoded by the coding sequence ATGGCAGAAAAAACGTTTAAAGTCGTTTCGGATTCCGGCATCCATGCTCGTCCGGCGACGATTTTGGTGCAAACGGCGAGCAAATTCAACAGCGAAATCCAGCTTGAGTACAACGGCAAAACGGTGAACTTGAAATCGATCATGGGTGTCATGTCGTTAGGCATTCCGAAAGGAGCGACGATTAAAATTACGGCAGAAGGGGCCGATGCGGCAGAAGCAATGGCGGCGTTAACCGATACGTTGGCAAAGGAAGGACTTGCGGAATAA
- the ptsG gene encoding glucose-specific PTS transporter subunit IIBC, with translation MKRVFGTLQKVGKALMLPVALLPAAGILLALGNALKNPALTDKIPALKADWVVLISNVMEQAGGIVFSNLSLLFAVGVAIGLAGGDGVAGLAAIIGYLIMNVTMSVILGVTSDMIGADPSYANILGIPTLQTGVFGGIIAGILAAYMYNKYFNIELPQYLGFFAGKRFVPIVTAASAVVLGIIMTFVWPPIQHGLNAFSHNMIDANKTLAAFIFGVIERALIPFGLHHIFYAPFWFEFGEYVNKAGQVVHGDQKIFFEQLKDGVKLTAGTFMTGKFPFMMFGLPAAALAIYHEARPENKKVVAGIMGSAALTSFLTGITEPIEFSFLFVAPALFVIHCIFAGLSFMIMHLLNVKIGMTFSGGVIDFLLFGVLPNRTAWWLVIPVGLAFAVIYYFGFRFAIRKWDLATPGREKTVEEAPKAETAAAGDLPYEVLAALGGKENIEHLDACITRLRVSVHDIGRVDKDRLKALGAAGVLEVGNNVQAIFGPKSDMLKGQIQDIMQGKAPARAEEKPKAAAPEAVQAETIASPMTGEIVPLSEVPDQVFSQKMMGDGFAVMPTDGTVVSPVDGKIINVFPTKHAIGIQSAGGHEILIHVGIDTVKLNGQGFEALVKEGDEVKKGQLILRVDLDYVKQNAPSIVTPVIFTNLKAGETVHVNKQGLVARGEDAVVTIS, from the coding sequence CGTGCTCATCTCCAACGTGATGGAGCAAGCAGGCGGCATCGTCTTCTCCAACTTGTCGCTTTTGTTTGCGGTTGGTGTGGCGATCGGCCTTGCCGGGGGGGACGGGGTCGCGGGCTTGGCGGCGATCATCGGCTACTTGATTATGAATGTGACGATGAGCGTCATCTTAGGCGTGACTTCCGATATGATCGGCGCCGACCCGTCGTACGCCAACATTCTCGGCATCCCGACGCTGCAAACCGGCGTCTTTGGCGGGATTATCGCCGGGATTTTGGCAGCGTACATGTACAACAAATACTTCAATATCGAACTGCCGCAATATCTCGGCTTTTTTGCTGGCAAGCGGTTCGTGCCGATCGTGACGGCAGCGTCCGCCGTCGTGCTTGGCATTATCATGACATTCGTTTGGCCGCCGATTCAGCACGGACTCAATGCGTTTTCGCACAATATGATCGATGCGAACAAAACGTTGGCCGCCTTCATTTTCGGCGTCATCGAACGGGCGCTCATTCCGTTTGGTTTGCATCATATTTTCTATGCACCGTTTTGGTTTGAATTTGGCGAGTACGTCAATAAAGCCGGGCAAGTGGTCCATGGCGATCAAAAAATCTTTTTCGAGCAACTGAAAGATGGGGTCAAATTGACGGCCGGCACGTTCATGACCGGGAAGTTCCCGTTTATGATGTTCGGCCTCCCGGCAGCGGCGCTCGCGATCTACCATGAAGCGCGGCCGGAAAACAAAAAAGTCGTTGCCGGCATCATGGGGTCGGCCGCGCTGACATCGTTTTTGACCGGGATTACCGAACCAATCGAATTTTCGTTCTTGTTTGTCGCTCCTGCGCTGTTTGTCATCCACTGCATTTTTGCCGGCTTGTCGTTTATGATCATGCACTTGTTGAACGTCAAAATCGGGATGACGTTCTCTGGCGGGGTCATTGACTTTTTGCTGTTTGGCGTTCTGCCAAACCGGACGGCGTGGTGGCTCGTCATTCCGGTCGGCTTGGCGTTTGCCGTCATTTATTACTTCGGATTCCGCTTTGCGATCCGCAAGTGGGACTTGGCGACGCCGGGCCGGGAAAAAACGGTTGAGGAAGCGCCGAAAGCCGAGACAGCCGCCGCTGGCGACCTGCCGTATGAAGTGCTCGCTGCCCTTGGCGGAAAGGAAAACATCGAACATTTGGATGCATGCATTACACGTTTGCGCGTTTCGGTTCATGATATCGGCCGGGTCGATAAAGACCGGTTGAAAGCGCTCGGCGCCGCCGGGGTGCTTGAAGTCGGCAACAACGTGCAAGCGATTTTCGGTCCGAAATCGGATATGTTAAAAGGGCAAATTCAAGATATCATGCAAGGAAAAGCGCCGGCCCGGGCGGAAGAGAAACCGAAGGCAGCGGCCCCGGAAGCCGTGCAGGCGGAAACGATCGCCTCACCAATGACCGGGGAAATTGTTCCGCTTTCTGAAGTGCCGGACCAAGTGTTTTCGCAAAAAATGATGGGCGACGGCTTCGCGGTGATGCCGACGGACGGCACGGTCGTCTCTCCTGTCGACGGGAAAATCATCAACGTCTTTCCGACGAAGCATGCCATCGGCATTCAGTCAGCCGGCGGGCATGAAATTTTAATCCACGTCGGCATCGACACGGTGAAGCTGAACGGCCAAGGGTTTGAAGCGCTTGTGAAGGAAGGCGACGAAGTGAAAAAAGGGCAGCTGATTTTGCGCGTCGACCTTGATTATGTCAAACAGAACGCGCCATCGATCGTCACGCCGGTGATTTTCACGAATCTCAAAGCCGGCGAAACGGTTCACGTCAACAAGCAAGGCCTGGTTGCTCGAGGAGAAGACGCTGTTGTGACGATCAGCTAA